In Burkholderia savannae, one genomic interval encodes:
- a CDS encoding MFS transporter: MTLRHAVSARSLRALDWLNFFVANVQTGFGPFIASYLASHKWTQGEIGMVLSIGTISAMVSQVPGGAAVDALKNKKGAAAWAIAAIILSAVLLATSPTIVPVIAAEVFHGFASCMLVPAMAAISFALVGRENLGDRLGRNARWASLGSAVAAGLMGLTGEYFSARAVFWLTAALALPALVALAMIEPTHHHHHAAPRAAAPRDGTDDEEERETLRELLRDKRMLIFAACVVLFHLSNAAMLNLAAGEVTAGMGENVQLVIAACIIVPQAIVAMLSPWVGRSAQRWGRRPILLLGFAALPLRALLFAGVSSPYLLVPVQMLDGISAAVFGVMLPLVAADVAGGKGRYNLCIGLFGLAAGVGATLSTALAGFAADHFGNATSFFGLAAAGALATLLVWFAMPETRDAAFVDDAERPSAEPAQ, encoded by the coding sequence ATGACGCTCCGGCATGCGGTCAGCGCGCGTAGCCTGCGCGCCCTCGACTGGCTCAACTTCTTCGTCGCAAACGTGCAAACGGGCTTCGGTCCGTTCATCGCGTCGTATCTGGCTTCGCACAAGTGGACGCAGGGCGAGATCGGCATGGTGCTGTCGATCGGCACGATCAGCGCGATGGTGAGCCAGGTGCCGGGCGGCGCGGCCGTCGACGCGCTGAAGAACAAGAAAGGCGCGGCGGCCTGGGCGATCGCCGCGATCATCCTGTCCGCGGTGCTGCTCGCCACGAGCCCGACCATCGTGCCCGTGATCGCGGCCGAGGTGTTCCACGGCTTCGCGAGCTGCATGCTCGTGCCGGCAATGGCGGCAATCTCGTTCGCGCTCGTCGGCCGCGAGAACCTCGGCGACCGGCTCGGCCGCAACGCCCGCTGGGCGTCGCTCGGCAGCGCGGTCGCGGCGGGCCTGATGGGGCTCACGGGCGAGTACTTCTCCGCGCGCGCGGTGTTCTGGCTGACGGCGGCGCTCGCGCTGCCAGCGCTCGTCGCGCTCGCGATGATCGAGCCGACGCACCATCACCACCACGCGGCCCCGCGCGCGGCCGCGCCGCGCGACGGCACCGACGACGAGGAAGAGCGCGAAACGCTGCGCGAGTTGCTGCGCGACAAGCGGATGCTGATCTTCGCCGCGTGCGTCGTGCTGTTCCACCTGTCGAACGCGGCGATGCTGAACCTCGCGGCGGGCGAAGTGACGGCGGGCATGGGCGAGAACGTGCAGCTCGTGATCGCCGCGTGCATCATCGTGCCGCAGGCGATCGTCGCGATGCTCTCGCCCTGGGTCGGCCGCTCGGCGCAGCGCTGGGGGCGCCGGCCGATCCTGCTGCTCGGCTTCGCCGCACTGCCGCTGCGCGCGCTGTTGTTCGCGGGCGTCTCGAGCCCATACCTGCTCGTGCCGGTGCAGATGCTCGACGGCATCAGCGCCGCCGTGTTCGGCGTGATGCTGCCGCTCGTCGCCGCCGACGTCGCGGGCGGCAAGGGGCGCTACAACCTATGCATCGGGCTCTTCGGACTGGCGGCCGGCGTCGGCGCAACGCTCAGCACCGCGCTCGCCGGCTTCGCGGCCGACCACTTCGGCAACGCGACGAGCTTCTTCGGACTCGCCGCCGCGGGCGCGCTCGCGACGCTGCTCGTCTGGTTCGCGATGCCCGAGACGCGCGACGCGGCGTTCGTCGACGACGCCGAGCGCCCGAGCGCCGAGCCGGCGCAGTAA
- a CDS encoding LysR family transcriptional regulator, with translation MGNTSTEWRGADLALLAALDVLLEEANVTRAAARLHLSQPALSAQLARLRELIGDPLLLPAKNGRGMVPTARALALRGPLRGALRELRTALRHGAAFDPSTDERTFQIVASDNGFVMAGLDLVRRVATRAPGVRLAFRNLPADAAGAMLERGEADLLIAADFSVPRTTVARPLLQERYVMAQRKGHPRGLAPPDLDAYCALRHVIVSGDGGGFHGFMDDRLRALGRSRAVAVSVQQYHLAPLVLEATDYVCALPERFLMRFAKRLDLLPLPVEVEGFKLAAAWHPRLQADPAHRWLRDELFAVVRQRTGEPEPEPAPESGGGARTTKP, from the coding sequence ATGGGAAATACGTCGACCGAATGGCGCGGCGCCGATCTCGCGCTGCTCGCCGCCCTCGACGTGCTGCTCGAAGAGGCGAACGTGACCCGCGCGGCCGCGCGGCTGCATCTGAGCCAGCCGGCGCTGTCCGCGCAACTGGCGCGCCTGCGCGAGCTGATCGGCGATCCGCTGCTGCTGCCCGCGAAGAACGGCCGCGGGATGGTGCCGACCGCGCGGGCGCTCGCGCTGCGCGGCCCGTTGCGCGGCGCGCTGCGCGAGCTGCGGACCGCGCTGCGTCACGGCGCGGCGTTCGATCCGTCCACCGACGAACGCACGTTCCAGATCGTCGCGAGCGACAACGGCTTCGTGATGGCCGGTCTCGATCTCGTGCGGCGCGTCGCGACGCGCGCGCCGGGCGTGCGTCTCGCGTTCCGCAACCTGCCCGCCGACGCCGCGGGTGCGATGCTCGAGCGCGGCGAGGCCGATCTGCTGATCGCCGCCGATTTCTCGGTGCCGCGCACGACGGTCGCGCGCCCGCTGCTGCAGGAACGATATGTGATGGCGCAGCGCAAGGGACATCCGCGCGGGCTCGCGCCGCCCGACCTCGACGCATACTGCGCGCTTCGTCACGTGATCGTGTCGGGCGACGGCGGCGGTTTTCACGGCTTCATGGACGACCGCCTGCGCGCGCTGGGGCGCTCGCGGGCCGTCGCGGTGTCGGTCCAGCAGTACCATCTCGCGCCGCTCGTGCTCGAAGCGACCGACTACGTGTGCGCGCTGCCCGAGCGCTTCCTGATGCGCTTCGCCAAGCGGCTCGATCTGCTGCCGCTGCCGGTCGAAGTCGAAGGCTTCAAGCTGGCCGCCGCATGGCATCCGCGTCTGCAAGCCGATCCCGCGCACCGCTGGCTGCGCGACGAGCTGTTCGCCGTCGTTCGGCAGCGCACGGGCGAGCCGGAGCCGGAGCCAGCCCCGGAATCGGGCGGCGGCGCGCGGACGACCAAGCCTTGA
- a CDS encoding carboxymuconolactone decarboxylase family protein, producing MAHAPRLPYPKLASKSFNALLHLSETVWSGSLDKRLVDLVFLRVSQINGCAYCIDMHWRDLVRLGVDQRHLNAVAGWREAPFFDARERAALQWAESVARIPRTDPSDAAFAELQAHFSEAEIAELGFAIATINAWNLLNVSFRNPIPEAV from the coding sequence ATGGCGCACGCCCCCCGTCTTCCGTACCCGAAGCTCGCGTCGAAATCGTTCAACGCGCTGCTCCATCTGTCCGAAACCGTGTGGAGCGGCTCGCTCGACAAGCGGCTCGTCGATCTCGTGTTCCTGCGCGTGTCGCAGATCAACGGTTGCGCGTACTGCATCGACATGCACTGGCGCGATCTCGTGCGCCTCGGCGTCGACCAGCGGCACCTGAACGCGGTCGCCGGCTGGCGCGAGGCGCCGTTCTTCGACGCACGCGAGCGCGCCGCGCTGCAATGGGCGGAAAGCGTCGCGCGAATTCCGCGCACGGACCCGAGCGACGCGGCGTTCGCGGAGCTACAGGCGCACTTCTCCGAAGCCGAGATCGCCGAGCTCGGCTTCGCGATCGCGACCATCAATGCATGGAACCTGCTCAACGTCAGCTTCAGGAATCCGATTCCGGAAGCGGTGTGA
- a CDS encoding RNA polymerase sigma-70 factor encodes MTETFRPKPSDEPFTTLRPRLFSIAYRMLGTRADAEDVLQDAWLRWHQADHGALDSAEAWLVTVVTRLSIDRLRAAKAQRDAYVGWWLPEPLVDVDERTPETAAEFADDLSVALLWVLERLSPEERAAFLLRQAFERDYAEIAQLLDKSEAACRQLVHRASTRVQQAHRRFDVSRDRHRQLVERFAQAAASGERGAIQALLADDVELVGDGGGKVPSFFKVLRGALRIANLYWVVGRRNVGRIEYRLVQINGEPGLLRFIDGQIESAQAFVTDGARIVAIYAVRNPDKLAHIPTRDA; translated from the coding sequence ATCACCGAAACCTTCCGACCGAAGCCGTCCGACGAACCGTTCACCACGCTGCGCCCGCGCCTCTTCTCGATCGCGTACCGGATGCTCGGCACGCGCGCCGACGCCGAGGACGTGCTGCAGGACGCATGGCTGCGCTGGCACCAAGCGGATCACGGCGCGCTCGACTCGGCCGAGGCGTGGCTCGTCACCGTCGTCACCCGGCTGTCGATCGACCGGCTGCGCGCCGCGAAGGCACAGCGCGACGCGTATGTCGGCTGGTGGCTCCCCGAACCGCTCGTCGACGTCGACGAGCGCACGCCCGAGACCGCGGCAGAGTTCGCCGACGATCTGTCGGTCGCGCTGCTGTGGGTGCTCGAGCGGCTGTCGCCCGAGGAACGCGCGGCGTTCCTGCTGCGTCAGGCGTTCGAGCGCGACTACGCGGAAATCGCGCAACTGCTCGACAAGAGCGAGGCCGCCTGCCGGCAGCTCGTTCATCGCGCGTCGACGCGCGTGCAGCAGGCGCACCGGCGCTTCGACGTGTCGCGCGATCGGCACCGGCAGCTCGTCGAGCGCTTCGCGCAGGCCGCGGCGAGCGGCGAGCGCGGCGCGATCCAGGCGCTCCTCGCCGACGACGTCGAGCTCGTCGGCGACGGCGGCGGCAAGGTGCCGTCGTTCTTCAAGGTGCTGCGCGGCGCGCTCCGGATCGCGAATCTGTACTGGGTCGTCGGCCGGCGTAACGTCGGGCGCATCGAATACCGCCTCGTGCAAATCAACGGCGAGCCGGGCCTGCTGCGCTTCATCGACGGGCAGATCGAGTCGGCGCAGGCGTTCGTCACCGACGGCGCGCGAATCGTCGCGATCTACGCGGTGCGCAACCCGGACAAGCTTGCGCATATCCCGACACGCGACGCGTGA